One Podarcis muralis chromosome 1, rPodMur119.hap1.1, whole genome shotgun sequence genomic window carries:
- the LOC114584387 gene encoding olfactory receptor 5AR1-like — protein sequence MMDQGNNSVVTEFILLGFTDDPEMQLPLFMLFLLIYVITVIWNVGMIVLICAEPQLHNPMYFFLGNLSFADLCYSSAIAPKMLADLLVETKRISFNACAIQLYILSFFVDVDCLLLALMAYDRYMAICNPLHYSVLMSKRVCGRLMAMAYFIGMADAMIHTCCTFQLPFCKSNIINHFFCDEPALLLLSCSDTYNNELILFVLFGCILASSLGMVLVSYVYILGTIVRMRSAEGRRKAFSTCASHLTAVGIFHGTILFMYFRPSSTLSLDQDKWASVFYTVVIPMLNPLIYSLRNKDVKAALTKALANLRLLEGSLKSCKAVF from the coding sequence ATGATGGATCAAGGAAATAATTCTGTCGTAACAGAATTCATTCTTCTGGGATTCACAGATGATCCAGAAATGCAGCTCCCTCTTTTTATGCTCTTCCTACTGATTTATGTCATCACTGTAATCTGGAATGTGGGGATGATTGTCTTAATTTGCgctgagcctcagcttcacaacccCATGTACTTTTTCCTGGGCAACCTCTcttttgctgacctctgctactCCTCAGCCATTGCTCCCAAAATGCTGGCTGACCTCTTAGTTGAGACCAAAAGGATTTCATTCAATGCCTGCGCTATACAGCTATATATACTTTCCTTTTTTGTAGATGTTGATTGCCTTTTGCTGGCTTTGATGGCCTATGACAGGTACATGGCCATCTGCAATCCCCTTCACTATTCAGTCCTTATGTCCAAAAGAGTCTGCGGACGGTTGATGGCTATGGCTTACTTCATAGGCATGGCAGATGCAATGATACACACTTGCTGTACATTCCAACTACCATTCTGCAAGTCTAATATCATCAATCATTTCTTCTGTGATGAGCCTGCTCTTCTATTGCTCTCTTGCTCTGACACATACAACAATGAGCTCATTTTATTTGTCTTGTTTGGTTGTATTTTAGCCAGCAGCCTTGGCATGGTTCTTGTTTCCTACGTCTACATCTTGGGCACAATTGTAAGAATGCGCTCTGCTGAAGGCAGACGCAAAGCCTTTTCTACCTGCGCCTCCCACCTTACAGCCGTTGGGATATTCCATGGGACAATACTCTTTATGTATTTTCGGCCCAGCTCCACTCTTTCCTTGGACCAAGACAAATGGGCTTCGGTGTTCTATACAGTAGTGATCCCCATGCTCAATCCTCTGATCTACAGTCTGAGGAACAAGGATGTGAAGGCTGCCCTGACAAAAGCACTTGCCAACTTAAGGCTTTTGGAAGGGAGTCTTAAGTCTTGCAAAGCTGTGTTCTGA